One region of Cucumis sativus cultivar 9930 unplaced genomic scaffold, Cucumber_9930_V3 scaffold84, whole genome shotgun sequence genomic DNA includes:
- the LOC116406299 gene encoding serine/threonine-protein kinase STY46-like, producing the protein MRKLRHKNVVQFIGASTRPPSLFIVTEYMSGGSLHDFLHQQKAVLSFPSLLRVAVDVSKGMDYLHQKNIIHRDLKAANLLMDEYGVRRNKTFAFTS; encoded by the exons ATGAG aaaactTCGGCACAAGAATGTTGTCCAATTTATTGGTGCATCTACCAGGCCTCCAAGCCTTTTCATTGTTACAG AGTACATGTCTGGTGGAAGCTTACACGACTTTTTACATCAACAAAAGGCCGTTCTTAGTTTTCCTTCCTTACTAAGAGTGGCAGTTGATGTGTCGAAGGGAATGGACTATTTGCATCAAAAGAATATCATCCATAGAGATCTAAAAGCTGCAAATCTTTTGATGGATGAATATGGGGtaagaagaaataaaacttttgcATTTACTTCGTGA
- the LOC101212750 gene encoding DDRGK domain-containing protein 1, with product MEEFLVAVLSMLLVAALVPLFLWRRYQDSRSGHAHEDEDQVPQRETVVRATGGGRRMRRRPAMAASSSNAEASLEDNADGSDDEIVAEEYHGGRVLKKKEKKRQEREAQRQAEQASRDSRLTKQDRYAEIRRKKDEEREEQERLLEEEAKARKAKEEEAAALEFEKWKGAFSVDAEGTTEAEVEGGNQDLLTAFVEYIKSHKCVPLEDLAAEFKLRTQECINRITSLESMGRLSGVMDDRGKYIYISKEEMQAVADFIKRQGRVSISHLASKSNQFIDLEPKLQLVEEINVEEIAVS from the exons ATGGAGGAATTTCTTGTGGCAGTTCTCTCGATGCTTCTTGTTGCTGCATTGGTTCCTCTGTTTCTGTGGCGACGCTATCAGGACTCCCGCTCCGGTCATGCACACGAAGATGAAGATCAG GTTCCTCAGAGAGAAACGGTGGTTCGTGCTACTGGTGGTGGCCGTCGTATGCGCCGGAGACCTGCTATGGCTGCTAGTTCGTCGAATGCAGAGGCAAGTCTGGAAG ATAATGCTGATGGAAGTGATGATGAAATTGTGGCTGAAGAATACCATGGAGGAAGagtgttgaagaagaaagaaaagaagcgACAAGAGCGGGAGGCACAAAGACAG GCTGAACAAGCTTCACGTGACTCAAGGTTGACAAAACAAGATCGTTATGCAGAAATACGGAGGAAAAAAGATGAGGAGCGTGAAGAGCAGGAACGGTTACTG gAAGAAGAAGCCAAGGCACGGAAGGCCAAGGAGGAAGAGGCTGCTGCACTTGAGTTTGAGAAGTGGAAAGGGGCATTTTCAGTTGACGCTGAAGGTACAACTGAAGCTGAAGTGGAAGGCGGAAATCAAGATTTGCTGACTGCTTTTGTGGAATATATAAAG AGTCATAAATGTGTCCCATTGGAAGATCTTGCTGcagaatttaaattaagaactCAG GAATGTATTAATCGGATCACCTCCCTGGAGAGTATGG GACGACTTTCTGGCGTTATGGATGATAGAGgaaaatacatatacatatcaAAGGAAGAAATGCAAGCGGTAGCTGATTTCATCAAGCGTCAGGGAAGAGTTAGCATCTCACATCTAGCTAGTAAGTCCAACCAGTTCATTGATTTGGAACCAAAACTCCAGTTGGTTGAGGAAATCAATGTTGAGGAGATAGCTGTCTCTTGA